DNA from Mustela lutreola isolate mMusLut2 chromosome 6, mMusLut2.pri, whole genome shotgun sequence:
ggagcagaggagaggaaagagagaatctctgaCTCCACGCTCAGCGCAgggactgatgcagggcttgatctcacaaccctgagatcacaaacgGAGCTGAAACCGAGTTGGAAGTTCCACCCACtatgccactcaggtgcccctgagggaGCCTTTTTCTAATTAATCTCCCCAGAAAGAATGAATcaaatgtagtatatacatactACAAAATGTAGtacatgcatacaatggaattcAGCCTTAAACTGGAAGGGAAAATTCAGAAACACACTACAAAATGGATAAATCctgaagacattatgttaagtgaaaagaacaaatattttataattgtacTGGTAGCTAAAACAAactcaagagagagagaaaatagaatggtagctcccaggggccagggagagggaggaatgagGAGTTGTCATTTAATGCATGCTAAGTTTTGATTTGAGAAGATGAAGAAGTTCTAAAGATGGATGGTACAGATGCTTAGAAAACAATATGACTTTTTCGCAACGGGTTTGCCGCCAGAACACAGGTGTCGTGAAAACCACCGCTCATCCTAAACcagaatggggaaggaaaagactCATATCAACATTGTTGTCATCGGACACGTAGATTCGGGCAAGTCTACCACTACTGGTCATCTGATCTACAAATGTGGTGGGATCGACAAAAGAACTATCGAAAAATTCGAGAAGGAGGCTGCTGAGATGGGAAAAGGCTCCTTCAAGTATGCTTGGGTCTTGGATAAACTGAAAGCTGAACGTGAACGTGGTATCACCATTGATATCTCCCTGTGGAAATTCGAGACCAGCAAGTATTACATGACCATCATTGATGCTCCAGGACACAGAGACTTTATCAAAAACATGATTACAGGCACATCCCAGACTGACTGTGCTGTCCTGATTGTTGCTGCTGGTGTTGGTGAATTTGAAGCCGGTATCTCCAAGAACGGGCAGACCCATGAGCATGCCCTTCTGGCTTACACACTGGGTGTAAAACAACTAATTGTTGGTGTTAACAAAATggattccactgagccaccctacagCCAGAAGAGATACGAGGAAATTGTTAAAGAAGTCagcacctacattaagaaaattggcTACAACCCCGACACAGTAGCATTTGTGCcaatttctggttggaatggtgACAACATGCTGGAGCCAAGTGCTAATATGCCTTGGTTCAAGGGATGGAAAGTCACCCGTAAAGATGGGAATGCCAGTGGAACCACACTGCTTGAAGCTCTGGATTGCATTCTGCCACCAACTCGTCCAACTGACAAGCCCTTGCGTCTGCCTCTCCAGGATGTCTACAAAATTGGTGGTATTGGTACTGTCCCTGTGGGCCAAGTGGAGACTGGTGTTCTTAAGCCTGGCATGGTGGTCACTTTTGCTCCAGTCAACGTTACAACTGAAGTCAAGTCTATTGAAATGCACCATGAAGCTTTGAGTGAGGCTCTTCCTGGGGACAATGTGGGCTTCAATGTCAAGAACGTATCTGTCAAAGATGTTCGTCGTGGCAATGTGGCTGGCGACAGCAAAAATGACCCACCAATGGAAGCAGCTGGCTTCACAGCTCAGGTGATTATCCTGAACCATCCAGGCCAAATTAGTGCTGGATATGCACCTGTGCTGGATTGTCACACAGCTCACATTGCTTGCAAGtttgctgagctgaaggagaagatAGATCGTCGTTCTGGAAAAAAGCTGGAAGATGGTCCCAAGTTCTTGAAATCTGGTGACGCTGCCATTGTTGATATGGTTCCTGGCAAGCCTATGTGTATTGAGAGCTTCTCTGACTATCCTCCTCTGGGCCGTTTCGCTGTTCGTGACATGAGACAGACGGTTGCTGTGGGTGTCATCAAAGCAGTGGACAAGAAGGCAGCTGGAGCTGGCAAGGTCACCAAGTCTGCCCAGAAAGCTCAGAAGGCTAAATGAATATTATCCCCAATACCTGCCACCCCAGTCTTAATCAGTGGTGGAAGAACGGTCTCAGAACTGTTTGTGTCAATTGGCCATTTAAGTTTAATAGTAAAAGACTGGTTAATGATAACAATGCATCGtaaaaccttcagaaggaaaggagaatgttttgtggaccatttgtttttttgtgtgtgtggcagttttaagttattagtttttaaaatcagtactttttaatggaaacaacttgaccaaaaatctgtcacagaattttgagacccattaaaacaaaagtttaatgagaaaaaaaaaaaaaaaagaaaagaaaacaatatgaaaGTACTTAATACCGCCgaactgtacctttaaaaatggtTAGAATGGCAAATTTTCTACCTACAAACAAATTTAGatcaattttttcttatttccaaaaGCAAATGCAGCTTCCCAACTTTACACGATTCCTCTAATAATTACTTGTGGCAAGTTATCACACTTGTGTACCttgtacactttttaaaaaatgttaaacattacTTTTTTATACTAAAATAACACAATATTCAGTTAGACATGCTGTGCACTACTTTCCTAaaacttcaacatttttttatggctgagaataACTAATAATTAATCTGCTTTAAAAAGTAACAGGACtcgagggaggagtcaagatggcggagaagtagcaagctgagactgcttcagctagccggagatcagctagatagcttatctaaagattgcaaacacctgaaaatccatcggcagatcgaagagaagaagaacagcaattctggaaacagaaaaacaaccactttctgaaaggtaggaccggcggagaagtgaatccaaagcgacgggaagatagaccccggggggaggggccggctcccggcaagcagcggagcaaccgtgcacaaaatcaggacttttaaaagtctgttccgctgagggacatcgctccagaggctaaaccagggcgaaacccacgcggggtcagcgtggactcaggtcccgcagggtcacagaaggatcgggggtgtctgagtgtcgcagagcttgcgggtattggaacgggaaagccggctacagagacagagccgacagtaagctcgcagctcggtgttaccttgaaccggtcgcaggctcggtgagctcggagcgcggccggaggtcaggcagacgggagtaactgggcgctgttctctgagggcgcactgaggagtggggccctgggctctcggctcctccgggccggagaccaggaggccgccatttgtattcccgtcctccggaactctacggaaagcgctcaggtaacaaaagctcctgaaagcaaatccgagcggattactcaccccggccccgggtaagggcggtgtaattccgcctggggcaaagacacttgagaatcactacaccaggcccctcccccagaagatcaacaagaaatccagccgagaccaagttcacctaccaaggagtgcggtttcaataccaaggagagcagcagaattccagaggaggagaaagccaaacacggaactcatggcttttttcctgggattttttttagtcttgcagttaatttgattttttctttttcattttttttttttctcgccttcgggtaaaattttttttttaactgttacctttttcttttttaacgattttttactagtttatctaatatatatatttttcttttttacatttttcttaggtgttttctttttttaaaaattctttttttttctttttttttttcttttctttttgtttttttttttttctttcttcctttttgaacctctttttatcccctttctccccactcacgattttggatctcttctaatttggttaaagcatattttcctggggttgttgccacccttttagtattttacttgccccttcatttactcttatctggacaaaatgacaagacataaaaattcaacacaaaaaaaaagaacaagaggcagtaccgaaggctagggacctaatcaatacagacatcggtaatatgtcagatctagagttcagaatgacaattctcaaggttctagccgggctcgaaaaaggcatggaagatattagagaaaccctctcgagagatataaaagccctttctggagaaataaaagaactaaaatctaaccaaggtgaaatcaaaaaagctattaatgaggtgcaatcaaaaatggaggctctaactgctaggataaatgaggcagaagaaagaattagtgatatagaagaccaaatgacagagaataaagaagctgagcaaaagagggacaaacagatactggaccacaaggggagaattcgagagagaagtgacaccataagacgaaacaacattagaataattgggattccagaagaagaagaaagagagaggggagcagaaggtatactggagagaattattggggagaatttccccaatatggcaaagggaacgagcatcaaaattcaggaggttcagagaatgcccctcaaaatcaataagaataggcccacaccccatcacctaatagtaaaatttacaagtctcaatgacaaagagaaaatcctgaaagcagcccgggaaaagaagtctgtaacatacaatggaaaaaatattagattggcagctgacttacccacagagacctggcaggccagaaagagctggcatgatattttcaaagccttaaacgagaaaaacatgcagccaagaatactatatccagctaggctatcattgaaaatagaaggagagattaaaagcttccaggacaaacaacaactgaaagaatttgcaaataccaaaccagctctacaggaaatcttgaaaggggtcctctaagcaaagagagagcctacaagtggtagatcagaaaggaacagagaccatatacagtaacagtcaccttacaggcaatacaatggcactaaattcatatctctcaatagttaccctgaatgtgaatgggctaaatgcccctgtcaaaagacacagggtatcagaatggataaaaaaacaaagcccatctatatgttgcctccaagaaacacattttaagcccgaagacacctccagatttaaagtgagggggtggaaaagaatttaccatgctaatggacatcagaagaaagcaggagtggcaatccttatatcagatcaattagattttaagccaaagactataataagagatgaggaaggacactatatcatactcaaagggtctgtccaacaagaagatttaacaattttaaatatctatgcccccaatgtgggagcagccaactatataaaccaattaataacaaaatcaaagaaacacatcaacaataatacaataatagtaggggactttaacactcccctcactgaaatggacaggtcatccaagcaaaagatcagcaaggaaataaaggccttaaacgacacactggaccagatggacatcacagatatattcagcacatttcatcccaaagcaacagaatacacattcttctctagtgcacatggaacattctccagaatagatcacatcctcggtcctaaatcaggactcaaccggtatcaaaagattgggatcattccctgcatattttcagaccacaatgctctaaagctagaactcaaccacaaaaggaagtttggaaagaacccaaatacatggagactaaacattatccttctaaagaatgaatgggtcaaccgggaaattaaagaagaattgaaaaaaatcatggaaacaaatgataatgaaaatacaacggttcaaaatctgtgggacacaacaaaggcagtcctgagaggcaaatatatagcggtacaagcctttctcaagaaacaagaaaggtctcaggtacacaacctaaccctacacctaaaggagctggagaaagaacaagaaagaaaccctaagcccagcaggagaagagaaatcataaagatcagagca
Protein-coding regions in this window:
- the LOC131834046 gene encoding elongation factor 1-alpha 1-like, which gives rise to MGKEKTHINIVVIGHVDSGKSTTTGHLIYKCGGIDKRTIEKFEKEAAEMGKGSFKYAWVLDKLKAERERGITIDISLWKFETSKYYMTIIDAPGHRDFIKNMITGTSQTDCAVLIVAAGVGEFEAGISKNGQTHEHALLAYTLGVKQLIVGVNKMDSTEPPYSQKRYEEIVKEVSTYIKKIGYNPDTVAFVPISGWNGDNMLEPSANMPWFKGWKVTRKDGNASGTTLLEALDCILPPTRPTDKPLRLPLQDVYKIGGIGTVPVGQVETGVLKPGMVVTFAPVNVTTEVKSIEMHHEALSEALPGDNVGFNVKNVSVKDVRRGNVAGDSKNDPPMEAAGFTAQVIILNHPGQISAGYAPVLDCHTAHIACKFAELKEKIDRRSGKKLEDGPKFLKSGDAAIVDMVPGKPMCIESFSDYPPLGRFAVRDMRQTVAVGVIKAVDKKAAGAGKVTKSAQKAQKAK